CGACTGCAACGCTGAGCTTTGAACATAATCAACGGGAAAGGATCCCCTTATCATGACAGAATTAGGCCATATCGGTTTTATCGGCGGCGGCAACATGGGCGAAGCCCTTATCAAGGGATTGCTGAAATCGGCAGTACCGGCGCAGCAAATTCGCGTTGCCGAGCCCAACGAAGCGCGTGCCCGCCAGCTGACGGAACGCTACGGGGTGATTTGCTGCAGCGAAAGCGCTGAAGTGGTGCGGCAAAGCGATTTGATCGTACTGGCCATCAAGCCGCAGATCGTGCCCATGGCCATGCCGGGTATCGCCGAAGCTTTTGACGACAGCAAGGTTCTGGTGTCTATTGCCGCGGGTGTGACCACCGGCGCGCTTGAAGGTTATTTCGAGGGTGCGCCCCGCGTGGTGCGCGTGATGCCCAACACCCCCGCTCTGGCCGGCGCAGGGGCAGCGGCGTTGTGCCCCGGGCAGCATGCGACCAAGGATGACCTGGCCACCGCCGTGCATCTGTTTGAAGGCGTCGGCACGGTGCATGTCGTCAACGAGGCGCAGCTCGATGCCGTCACCGGGTTATCCGGCAGCGGGCCGGCCTATGTCTACATGGTTATCGAGGCCATGGCTGCAGGTGGGGTACTCGAAGGCCTGCCTATGGATACGGCCCTGGCGCTGGCTACCCAGACGGTTCTCGGTACGGCGCAATTGGTGAAAGAAAGCGGCGAGCACCCGGCGGTGTTGCGCGATAAGGTCTGCTCGCCGGGCGGCACCACCATTGCGGCCGTCAAGGAGCTGGAGGAAAAAGGCATGCGGGCCGCGCTGATCAAGGCGGTTTCGAAGGCCACGAAGCGATCCCGCGAGTTGGGCAAAGGGTAGTTGTATGCCGCTGAGCGGGATTTAGAATCAAAACTACGACAAAGGCCGATCCTAGGATCGGCCTTTGTCGTTATGCGGATATGCAGACACCGTCGGATTATCCGAGGGCCAGATCGGCGGCGATGGCCACCACCGACAGGACGAAGATGATCAGGTAGTTCAGGCCTTCTTTGCTGACCGTCAGTGAGGAGAGGATGTAACGGATGGCCTCGCGATCGTCGGTGCCGAGGGTGTCGGCCTTGAGCTTGGACAGCAGATTCATGCCGATGATGGTTCGGCGGCGCTTGAGGGTGATCCGGTATCGGTAAAGGAAAAACAGGCAGTAGCCGATGACGCCCACGTACCAGATGGGGCGGAAGCTTTCGGGCCACAGGTGATTGGCGATGGGCAGAACCCGAAAACAGATGGAGGACATCAGGCCGGTAAAGAAAAAGCCGTAAATAACGTAGGGCGGTACTTCTTTGGGTGGTGTCATAGCGATGGGCTCGGTTCAGTTAAGGGGATCGGAAACTCCGGGGCCAGCTTTTGCCCCCGGATAAAACATGCCAAGGCCGTTTCTTCGGGAAACGGCCCTATTTTTTGCAGCAGTGCGATGGTTGCCCGGTCGCCCGCTGTTTTTTCTTTTCGGCGAACTCGCGATTGGTTTTTTCGTAGAGTTCGATCTGCTCAGCCATGGAGAGCTTCTTTCGGCAGGATCTGCCCCGTCCCAGGCACGCGGAGCAGCGTATGTCGGAACACCATTGGCAAAACTGACAATCGGGACAGGGATGTTTCTTTTCCGCCATACCGTTTCCTCATAAATGATAAGTGCAGCAATTCGGTTCTGCCATATGGAAAACATAAGCGCCCTTGAACATGCCCGCGGTGCATCTGCAACCTAAAGCGGAAGGGGCCATATGGCACAGTATCTGTCTCACGGCCAAGGTTGAACTTTTACTCGAACCGTTTCGGAAAACGCCTAATGGCTCTCCTTGGCCGTTGTGCCATGTTTTATTGTAGGATCGAGGCTCCACGCTAGCAAGGTGTTTTTTCGGCGCTATCAGGTATTGAGCTGACGGCGACGGCGATTCAGATACCAGGCTTCGCAGTATTCGCACGACAGCAGCAGGAAAACCGCCAGAGCGATTCCCGATATGGGAATCGGGCTGAGCGTGGCCAGGGGCCAGACCAGCGCCAGGTAACCGACCTTGGCGACAGTGGCCCAGCCCAGCACGCCGGTGCTGTGACATTGGGCAAACAGGCCGCGCCATAGATTGACCGCGCCGTACAGCACGGGAAAAAGGGCACAACTGGCCAGCGGCAGGGCTATATAGTTGCGCAATTCGGTTTCCAGCCCCATGCCCCAGCCGAGTACCGGCAGGTTGAGGGGATAGGCTACGGCCAGCATGATCACTGCCATGCCTGCGGCGACCAGGCGAAAAAAACGCATCAGCATGCGGTAGTCATGTCTGGTGTGCACCAGGGCCAGATAGGCCTGCTGCAGGTTGCGCATCGGCCCTGCCAGCAGAAAGATAAAGCCGCGAATGACGCCAAGGGCCGCCAGGGCCAGGGTGGCGTCGGGCAGACGGCTGATGATGGCGCTGATCAACAGGGGAACGACCTGTTGCATGGCCGATGAAAAAGCCAGCGGCAGGCTGTATCGGAACGTATCCCGTACGCCGAATTCTTCTTTGGCAGGGCCCGCTGGGCCGAGGCCGCAGGCGCAGGCAAACCAGAGCATGAACAGGCTTTCCACGGCGATGCAGCCGACCAGTCCCAGGGCGCCGAGTTGCGGGCCGGGTATATGTCGGGCGGCCAACAGCAGAATGATCACCAACGTAAAAAGCCTCACCAGGGTGGCAAGGGAAACCAGTTCGGTATGGCGCGCCCGTATCACGATCCCCTGGCACAGTCCCCGCAGGCCGGTGAAAAACGGTAAAAAGGCGAGGATAGCGATAACTGAACGGGCCTGGGTGGCCAGTTGCGGCGATACGCCGATAAGTTGCACAAAAACAATTTGTCCAAGGGAGGTCCAGGCAATGAGGGACAGCATGACGGAGATGGCGCTCGATGCGGCGATGACGAACACCGATACGCTGCGCAAAGAACGTTTTCCGCGAATCAGGGCCAGGGCGATGGTGTGATTCTGATAACCCGGCGAGGCGAGGAACAGATGCAGGGCCAGGGCCACCGCGAAGGCGGCCAGATTGGTCACGGCATCGTTCTGGCGAGCCAGGGCCATGTTGATGATATTGTGGGAAAAGCTCATCAGCTGCACATTGAGCATGAGGGGAAAGAAAAAGCGGGAGATCTGTCGCAGGGACAGGGGGGCTGTTTCGGTCATGAAAAAGGATCAATTCGGGAAAAGGGTGACAATATAGCCAGTCCAGCCGGAATGCAGTGCGGCGGCGGATTTTTTGCGCCAATGCCCGTGGCCGGAGGGTCGGGCCGGCTGGGGAGTTGAGTGAAGATTAGAGTGCTGTTCTTCCCGATCAGGCGGGAAACAGGCGCGACAGATCCTGCGGGGTTTCGGCCAGATAGTCGTAGGGGAAGCCGTCGGTCCTGCCGATGCCCCAGGCGCAAAAACAGGTTTTGATACCGGCGGCATGGCCGGCGCGCAGATCCGTATGATGGTCGCCGATCATGACGGCTTTATGGGCGTCGGACTGGAGATCGCGCAGGGCCATGAAAACGGGCGCCGGATCCGGCTTTTTGGGTAGCCCGCCGTTGGCGCCGATAATGCATCCGAAGAAAGCCGTGAGGCCCAATTCATACAACAAACGCATAGTAATATCAAAGGGCTTGTTGGTGATGACGGCCATTTTTTTACCCTGTTGCGCCATGAGAAAATCGTCGATGCCCGGATATGTGGCGGTTTT
This DNA window, taken from Syntrophotalea carbinolica DSM 2380, encodes the following:
- the proC gene encoding pyrroline-5-carboxylate reductase, yielding MTELGHIGFIGGGNMGEALIKGLLKSAVPAQQIRVAEPNEARARQLTERYGVICCSESAEVVRQSDLIVLAIKPQIVPMAMPGIAEAFDDSKVLVSIAAGVTTGALEGYFEGAPRVVRVMPNTPALAGAGAAALCPGQHATKDDLATAVHLFEGVGTVHVVNEAQLDAVTGLSGSGPAYVYMVIEAMAAGGVLEGLPMDTALALATQTVLGTAQLVKESGEHPAVLRDKVCSPGGTTIAAVKELEEKGMRAALIKAVSKATKRSRELGKG
- a CDS encoding HAD family hydrolase, with the translated sequence MSFDTLLFDLDGTLIDSAADLGTAVNLLRAEIDLAPLSIDQVRTYVGDGATMLVRRALPEKAFSEQKLRRFLQLYEEHLVEKTATYPGIDDFLMAQQGKKMAVITNKPFDITMRLLYELGLTAFFGCIIGANGGLPKKPDPAPVFMALRDLQSDAHKAVMIGDHHTDLRAGHAAGIKTCFCAWGIGRTDGFPYDYLAETPQDLSRLFPA